A region from the Dendropsophus ebraccatus isolate aDenEbr1 chromosome 1, aDenEbr1.pat, whole genome shotgun sequence genome encodes:
- the LOC138779773 gene encoding cocaine- and amphetamine-regulated transcript protein-like: MDSSSRLRLLTLGSCLLLLVISAVCGQEDSSELETRALRDFYPKDAIPSSEKELLGALQEVLEKLQSKRVPSWEKKFGQVPVCDVGEQCAVRKASRIGKLCNCPRGAVCNFFLLKCL, translated from the exons atggacagcagctcCAGACTGCGTCTCCTTACCCTGGgcagctgcctcctgctcctggtcatcagtgctgtgtgtggtcAGGAggacagctcagagctggagacCAGGGCACTGAGGGACTTCTACCCCAAAGATGCTATTCCTTCAAGTGAGAAAGAGTTG CTGGGAGCTCTGCAGGAAGTCTTGGAGAAGTTACAGAGTAAACGTGTGCCTTCATGGGAAAAGAAATTTGGGCAGGTTCCTGTG TGTGATGTAGGGGAGCAATGTGCAGTCAGGAAGGCTTCCAGAATTGGGAAATTATGTAACTGCCCCAGAGGTGCTGTCTGCAACTTCTTCCTTCTAAAATGTTTatag